One Papaver somniferum cultivar HN1 chromosome 10, ASM357369v1, whole genome shotgun sequence genomic window carries:
- the LOC113319122 gene encoding nitronate monooxygenase-like has product MMKFGGILGFETGIMLAPMGVDVAGPELVAAVANAGGIGLIASPVNDYELTVKAINDTRKLTGKPFGAGILLEFEQTNTIRAIFDEKLACLQVYWGDFSKEMVDEAHKHGVKVIHQVGSVKAAERAIASGVDCIIAQGSEAGGHVAGTVSLTALVPRIVDAVGDRGIPVVAAGSMVDARGYVAALALGAQGINVGTRFIATHEAYANDYYKQQLLHYNEEQTDRTDLYGRYVWKGDVRCLNTPFHQQWKNAPEWVQNDDYQPIIGKSTFYTHEMVLRRFAGQVANPTTCGKLEDMVMYAGQGVGLVNDIIPAGEVVRRFVEGAKAIIQGLNQNYLLESTPIKANDDDSDESSVTV; this is encoded by the exons ATGATGAAATTTGGAGGGATTCTTGGTTTTGAAACTGGAATCATGTTAGCACCTATGGGTGTTGATGTTGCTGGACCTGAACTTGTCGCTGCTGTCGCAAATGCCGGTGGTATTGGACTGATCGCTAGCCCTGTA AATGATTATGAACTGACGGTCAAAGCGATAAATGATACAAGGAAACTGACGGGTAAACCATTTGGAGCTGGGATATTGTTAGAGTTCGAGCAAACCAATACAATCAGAGCAATATTTGATGAGAAATTGGCTTGCTTACAAGTATACTGGGGTGATTTCTCTAAAGAAATGGTTGATGAAGCGCATAAACATGGAGTCAAAGTCATCCATCAG GTAGGATCAGTGAAGGCAGCAGAAAGAGCAATAGCTTCCGGTGTGGATTGTATCATCGCCCAAGGTTCAGAGGCCGGTGGTCATGTTGCTGGTACA GTTTCGCTGACCGCGTTAGTGCCGAGAATAGTTGATGCAGTTGGAGATCGGGGAATTCCGGTGGTAGCAGCCGGATCAATGGTTGATGCTAGGGGATATGTTGCTGCCCTTGCACTAGGTGCCCAGGGCATAAATGTGGGTACAAG GTTTATAGCTACACATGAAGCTTATGCAAATGACTACTACAAGCAACAACTACTCCATTACAACGAAGAGCAGACGGATCGTACTGATTTGTATGGTCGGTATGTTTGGAAAGGAGACGTGcgttgcctcaacacacccttccATCAACAGTGGAAAAATGCACCTGAGTGGGTACAAAATGACGATTATCAACCTATAATTGGGAAATCCACCTTCTATACCCat GAAATGGTACTTCGCCGATTTGCAGGTCAAGTTGCAAACCCTACTACTTGTGGTAAACTAGAGGACATGGTCATGTATGCAGGACAAGGAGTAGGCCTCGTAAATGATATTATTCCGGCTGGTGAAGTGGTAAGAAGATTCGTTGAGGGTGCAAAAGCTATAATTCAAGGGCTAAACCAAAACTACTTGTTAGAATCTACTCCAATCAAAGCTAATGATGATGATAGTGACGAAAGTTCTGTTACGGTTTAA
- the LOC113318700 gene encoding uncharacterized protein LOC113318700 isoform X3, with protein sequence MKKLIKRHKPTIVALLETRVLASHAAGIVGRLGFSKSIVIDPEGFSGGMCLLWDPEEVDIQDTKESRWVIHAVVTAKFKSPWILSSIYGSTNKVTRKRIWDELEAIAEFGKTGHMVMGDLNTIGARNEKAGGKEPSANQLQELKDVMDQCGLIDLGANGPKFTWNNKRPGLANIKERLDHVLANEEWCKSFKNAQKSRIDWLKDGDLNTKIFHTSTLVRRRRNSINLLKDNAGFAKHVYQNGSNVAEVWAARDGSSCYATWDQKARG encoded by the exons ATGAAGAAGTTAATCAAGAGACATAAGCCAACTATCGTGGCTTTGCTAGAGACAAGAGTGCTGGCTTCCCATGCAGCTGGTATTGTCGGTCGTTTGGGTTTTTCAAAGTCTATTGTGATTGACCCTGAGGGTTTTTCTGGGGGTATGTGTTTGTTATGGGATCCGGAGGAGGTGGATATTCAGGATACTAAGGAATCTAGGTGGGTTATTCATGCTGTGGTCACTGCGAAATTTAAGAGCCCCTGGATTTTATCTTCTATTTATGGGAGCAccaacaaggtcactaggaagagGATTTGGGATGAGTTAGAAGCCATTGCCGAGTTTGGTAAAACAGGTCATATGGTTATGGGTGACTTAAACACGATTGGAGCTAGAAATGAGAAAGCTGGTGGCAAGGAACCTTCAGCTAATCAGTTGCAGGAGCTCAAAGATGTCATGGACCAATGTGGATTGATTGATTTGGGGGCAAATGGACCAAAATTTACTTGGAATAATAAGCGTCCTGGGCTAGCTAACATCAAGGAAAGGTTGGACCATGTGTTAGCTAATGAGGAATGGTGCAAAAGCTTCAAAAATGCACAG AAATCTAGGATTGATTGGCTCAAAGATGGTGACCTTAATACAAAAATTTTTCATACTTCTACTCtggttagaagaagaagaaattccatAAATTTGCTTAAGGATAATGCTG GATTTGCAAAACACGTTTACCAGAATGGAAGCAATGTGGCTGAAGTATGGGCTGCTAGAGATGGTTCTTCTTGCTATGCAACTTGGGATCAGAAAGCTCGAGGTTGA
- the LOC113318700 gene encoding uncharacterized protein LOC113318700 isoform X2, translating into MKKLIKRHKPTIVALLETRVLASHAAGIVGRLGFSKSIVIDPEGFSGGMCLLWDPEEVDIQDTKESRWVIHAVVTAKFKSPWILSSIYGSTNKVTRKRIWDELEAIAEFGKTGHMVMGDLNTIGARNEKAGGKEPSANQLQELKDVMDQCGLIDLGANGPKFTWNNKRPGLANIKERLDHVLANEEWCKSFKNAQKSRIDWLKDGDLNTKIFHTSTLVRRRRNSINLLKDNADGASSDSRFAGISGVVRNDAGTFVAGFAKHVYQNGSNVAEVWAARDGSSCYATWDQKARG; encoded by the exons ATGAAGAAGTTAATCAAGAGACATAAGCCAACTATCGTGGCTTTGCTAGAGACAAGAGTGCTGGCTTCCCATGCAGCTGGTATTGTCGGTCGTTTGGGTTTTTCAAAGTCTATTGTGATTGACCCTGAGGGTTTTTCTGGGGGTATGTGTTTGTTATGGGATCCGGAGGAGGTGGATATTCAGGATACTAAGGAATCTAGGTGGGTTATTCATGCTGTGGTCACTGCGAAATTTAAGAGCCCCTGGATTTTATCTTCTATTTATGGGAGCAccaacaaggtcactaggaagagGATTTGGGATGAGTTAGAAGCCATTGCCGAGTTTGGTAAAACAGGTCATATGGTTATGGGTGACTTAAACACGATTGGAGCTAGAAATGAGAAAGCTGGTGGCAAGGAACCTTCAGCTAATCAGTTGCAGGAGCTCAAAGATGTCATGGACCAATGTGGATTGATTGATTTGGGGGCAAATGGACCAAAATTTACTTGGAATAATAAGCGTCCTGGGCTAGCTAACATCAAGGAAAGGTTGGACCATGTGTTAGCTAATGAGGAATGGTGCAAAAGCTTCAAAAATGCACAG AAATCTAGGATTGATTGGCTCAAAGATGGTGACCTTAATACAAAAATTTTTCATACTTCTACTCtggttagaagaagaagaaattccatAAATTTGCTTAAGGATAATGCTG ATGGCGCTTCTTCTGATTCTCGCTTTGCAGGAATCAGTGGGGTGGTTAGAAATGATGCTGGTACTTTTGTGGCAGGATTTGCAAAACACGTTTACCAGAATGGAAGCAATGTGGCTGAAGTATGGGCTGCTAGAGATGGTTCTTCTTGCTATGCAACTTGGGATCAGAAAGCTCGAGGTTGA
- the LOC113318700 gene encoding uncharacterized protein LOC113318700 isoform X1 gives MKKLIKRHKPTIVALLETRVLASHAAGIVGRLGFSKSIVIDPEGFSGGMCLLWDPEEVDIQDTKESRWVIHAVVTAKFKSPWILSSIYGSTNKVTRKRIWDELEAIAEFGKTGHMVMGDLNTIGARNEKAGGKEPSANQLQELKDVMDQCGLIDLGANGPKFTWNNKRPGLANIKERLDHVLANEEWCKSFKNAQGFTVARGAPMITHSLYEDDNIIFLKANYKNACNLRYILDKFSKWSGQVVSDAKSTLLTSNNLGRSFTMSMAKALRVQVAETPGKYLGIPLQWGRVSEKTFADLLEKLSNKMVGWKSKSLNIAGRTILIKSVLDTVSNHVMSMLKFPKGLVNKIDKFRRDFLWGGDKDSRKMHNINWLTVCSPVVNGGLGVRDLDFDNMALLAKMAWRVSKNPESEVASLLKAKYIKDSDFWSSKSKNGCTTCWRSLVKGKDIIKGSLRWCICDGSQVDFWRDTWIDELPLSALNNMEGISLPDISVKDVIKSSTRQ, from the exons ATGAAGAAGTTAATCAAGAGACATAAGCCAACTATCGTGGCTTTGCTAGAGACAAGAGTGCTGGCTTCCCATGCAGCTGGTATTGTCGGTCGTTTGGGTTTTTCAAAGTCTATTGTGATTGACCCTGAGGGTTTTTCTGGGGGTATGTGTTTGTTATGGGATCCGGAGGAGGTGGATATTCAGGATACTAAGGAATCTAGGTGGGTTATTCATGCTGTGGTCACTGCGAAATTTAAGAGCCCCTGGATTTTATCTTCTATTTATGGGAGCAccaacaaggtcactaggaagagGATTTGGGATGAGTTAGAAGCCATTGCCGAGTTTGGTAAAACAGGTCATATGGTTATGGGTGACTTAAACACGATTGGAGCTAGAAATGAGAAAGCTGGTGGCAAGGAACCTTCAGCTAATCAGTTGCAGGAGCTCAAAGATGTCATGGACCAATGTGGATTGATTGATTTGGGGGCAAATGGACCAAAATTTACTTGGAATAATAAGCGTCCTGGGCTAGCTAACATCAAGGAAAGGTTGGACCATGTGTTAGCTAATGAGGAATGGTGCAAAAGCTTCAAAAATGCACAG GGCTTTACTGTAGCTAGGGGAGCCCCTATGATTACTCACTCTCTCTATGAAGATGACAACATTATCTTCCTCAAGGCAAATTATAAAAATGCTTGTAATTTGAGatatattcttgacaagtttagcaAATGGTCTGGTCAGGTTGTTAGCGATGCTAAGTCAACTTTACTGACTTCGAATAATCTGGGTAGGAGCTTCACCATGAGTATGGCTAAGGCACTTAGAGTGCAGGTTGCTGAAACTCCAGGTAAGTACTTAGGTATTCCTTTACAATGGGGTAGAGTTTCTGAGAAAACCTTTGCTGATTTGCTAGAAAAACTTAGTAATAAGATGGTTGGGTGGAAGTCCAAATCTTTGAATATTGCTGGTAGAACTATTCTTATTAAATCTGTTCTTGATACAGTTTCTAATCATGTTATGTCTATGCTAAAGTTTCCTAAAGGTTTAGTCAATAAGATTGATAAATTTAGGAGGGACTTTTTGTGGGGAGGAGATAAAGACTCTAGGAAGATGCATAACATAAATTGGTTAACTGTGTGCAGTCCTGTAGTAAATGGTGGTTTAGGTGTAAGAGATTTGGATTTTGACAATATGGCTTTGCTAGCAAAGATGGCATGGAGGGTTAGTAAGAACCCTGAATCTGAGGTGGCTAGCCTTTTAAAGGCTAAATACATCAAGGATAGTGATTTCTGGTCTAGTAAGTCTAAAAATGGTTGTACTACCTGTTGGAGAAGTCTAGTCAAAGGAAAAGATATTATAAAGGGTAGTCTTCGATGGTGCATATGTGATGGGAGTCAGGTTGATTTCTGGAGAGATACTTGGATCGATGAACTTCCTTTGTCTGCTTTAAACAATATGGAAGGTATTAGTTTGCCTGATATTTCGGTGAAAGATGTCATTAAATCGAGTACGAGGCAATGA
- the LOC113316497 gene encoding uncharacterized protein LOC113316497, which translates to MWKLSGKMHILDLGSDFFLFKFNNSLDYKFALLEGPWFIGGHHLSLRRWKPDFKPSEASMNTTVIWARLPELPLEYFDKTVLEKVGAKIGRLIKVDATTEHVLRGKFSRVCVEVSTDKPLVPLVKIGRVLQKVEYEGISMICFNCVKMPHKKDKCPLIVQDSTPNTNTFNNAGAPKTVNLEDNYGTWMIVEKKKNKNKGKHPSSQDRKPNSSISGVSNRFASLAEQNVMEKNERGSEEAFNAKIDNNNSHINDVSGGNDKRLESQLQTREMKGFNGSSTNDELLQVNQGRNLNRKNNSFNKSDGGCVKTAIPVIMNDPLNKGKDKLDSSTFLRNRGVDGGQQSITTISFTRNIGAHGGQHSVPTNSFSGLSKTIGGFLDSGRIVSSKSPSRTSGDGKSSDKNCD; encoded by the coding sequence ATGTGGAAGCTATCAGGTAAGATGCATATCCTTGATTTGGGtagtgatttttttcttttcaagtttAATAATTCTTTAGATTATAAATTTGCTTTGTTAGAAGGTCCTTGGTTTATTGGAGGTCATCATCTTTCCTTGCGAAGATGGAAACCAGATTTTAAACCATCTGAGGCTTCAATGAACACTACGGTTATTTGGGCTAGACTTCCCGAACTACCACTTGAATACTTCGATAAAACTGTATTGGAGAAGGTAGGAGCTAAAATTGGTAGATTGATTAAGGTTGATGCAACCACTGAGCATGTGTTAAGAGGCAAATTTTCTAGAGTTTGTGTTGAGGTGTCTACTGATAAACCGTTAGTTCCTCTAGTTAAAATTGGGAGAGTTTTACAAAAGGTTGAATATGAGGGTATTAGTATGATATGTTTCAATTGTGTAAAAATGCCACATAAAAAAGATAAATGTCCTTTGATAGTTCAGGATTCAACTCCGAATACTAACACTTTTAACAATGCAGGTGCTCCAAAAACTGTTAACTTGGAGGATAACTATGGTACCTGGATGATtgtcgagaagaagaagaacaaaaataaagggAAGCATCCCAGTAGTCAAGACAGGAAGCCAAATAGCAGTATCTCAGGCGTTTCAAACAGATTTGCGTCATTAGCTGAGCAGAATGTCATGGAGAAGAATGAACGGGGAAGTGAAGAAGCATTTAATGCTAAGATTGATAACAACAACTCGCACATTAATGATGTTAGTGGAGGGAATGATAAAAGATTAGAGAGTCAGTTACAAACTAGAGAAATGAAAGGGTTTAATGGATCCTCTACTAATGATGAGTTATTACAAGTTAATCAGGGAAGGAATTTGAATAGAAAGAATAACAGTTTCAATAAATCTGATGGTGGGTGTGTGAAAACTGCTATCCCAGTTATTATGAATGATCCATTAAATAAAGGGAAGGATAAATTAGACTCTTCTACCTTCCTTAGAAATAGAGGAGTTGATGGAGGACAACAATCAATCACAACAATTTCATTTACAAGAAACATAGGAGCACATGGAGGACAACATTCGGTTCCAACAAATTCTTTCTCAGGTCTTTCCAAGACCATTGGAGGTTTCTTGGACAGTGGAAGAATTGTTAGTTCGAAGAGCCCAAGTAGAACTTCTGGCGATGGAAAATCATCTGACAAAAATTGTGATTGA